Within Desulfobacter sp., the genomic segment GCCGGCAAACTGACCCAGAAGGAACTTAAGGCCAAATGGACTGAACTTCAGAAAAAACTGGAAACCGAAAAGCAGGAAGTTGAAAAAATGTCCCTTGCACTGGAGCGGGAGTCCCTGGTGCTCAGCGCTGAAAAAAAACGGGACCGCCAGCGGGAATTGAGGGACCGGGTATCTGACCTGAAAAAAATGAATGCAGATTTCACAGAGGAGTTCCAGATTCTCCAGAGAAAAAAGGTCAGCCAGATCGAAAAAGACGTGTTTGAACTTACCAATGAACTGGGTAAGACAGAGGGCTTTCTTTTGATCCTGGAACGGAAAACCGCCGGCGTCATTTACGCGCCTGCCCAGGTGGATATTACCGACATGGTCATCAAGAAATACAACGAGAAGGTTGCCAAGAAAAAATAATTGCCTATGCTGACTATTCGCAGGATAGCCGATATGGTCGAGGCCCGCATTGAGGGAGACCCCGGGTATGAAATTACCGGGGTCTCCTCGTTTGATGATGCCGGCCCGTCAGATCTGGCCTTTGCAGTGGACCAGGGGTATTTGTCAAAGCTGGATAAAACCAGGGCAGGCGCCGTGATGGTTCCTGAAACATTTGCCCCAGATACGGTGTTTCAAGGCACGCTTCTTTTCAGTTCCAATCCAAAACTTGCCTTTTTTAAGGTAGTCGATCATCTCTATCCCGGAGCTCCCCTTGCAGAAGGCGTTCACCCCAGTGCTGTGATCGGAAAAAATTCAGTGATTGGCACCGGCTCATGCATCGGCGCCAATGCCGTCATCGGCGACAATGTAGTTATCGGCGACCACGCCCATCTTATGGCGGGTGCCTTTATTGGAGACCATTGCCGAATCGGGGAGGGCTGTATCATCAAGCCCAACGCCGTTGTCATGGATAAAAGCCTGCTGGGAAAAGGCGTGATCATCCATCCCAATGCCGTCATTGGTTCAGACGGCTACGGGTTTGCACAGGATGGCGACCGCCACACCAAACTGGCCCACACCGGCTATGTGGAAATCGGTGACAATGCTGAAATTGGCGCCTGTACCACCATTGACAGGGGAACCCTGGGGGTTACCCGTATCGGTGCCGGAGTCAAGACCGACAATCAGGTCCATATTGCCCACAATGTTAAAATCGGCGACAATACCCTGGTGGTCGCCCAGGTGGGAATTGCCGGCAGTACCCAGGTGGGTGATAATGTGATCATCGCCGGGAAAGCCGGTGTTTCAGGCCATCTCAAAATCGGGGACGGGGCCATTGTGGGACCCTATGCCGGTGTTTCAAAGGATGTCCCCCCCAATGAAATTGTTTCGGGTATTCCCCATATGCCCCATAAAACCTGGCTGAAAGTGGCCAATATTATTTCCCGCCTACCAGGAATGAGAACCAAACTGCTTTCCCTTGAAAAAAGACTCAAAGCGCTTGAAAGTAAAACAACGGAGTAAGTATGATCCATCCAACCGCGATTATTGATTCATCGGCCCAAATCGATGAAAACGTCACCATTGGGCCCTACACCATCGTCAAAGAAGATGTCTGTATCGGCGCCAACACCACCATCGGCCCCCATGCCACCATTGAAAACCATGTCACCATCGGCCCGGACTGCCAGATCTCCCAATACGCCTCCATCGGTGGTGACCCCCAGGATCTTAAATTCCACGGTGAAAAAACCTATCTGAAAATTGGCCGGGGAAGCATTATCAGAGAGTTTTGCACCATCAACAGGGGGACCGGATTCGGCGGCGGGGTCACAGAGGTCGGCGAAGAAAACTATCTTATGGCCTATACCCATATCGCCCATGACTGCAAGACAGGGAAGGGCGTCATTCTGGCCAACAATTCCACCCTGGCCGGGCACATTGAAATCGGCGACTATGCCACCGTGGGAGGACTGGTGGCCATCCATCAGTTTGTAAAGGTCGGCGACTATGCCTACATCGGTGGGAAATCCGCCGTGGTAAAGGATATTCCCCCCTATGTGATCTGTGCCGGCGACCGGGCCACACTCCACGGCCTCAATAACGTGGGACTCAAACGTCATAATTTCCAAAAGAATACCATCAGGCAGCTCAAAAAGGCCTACCGGATCTTTTTCAGGATCGGCCTCACCGTGACCCAGGCCGTTGAACGGGCCAAGGCCGAAGTGGAACAGACACCGGAGGTTATGGCATTCATGCGGTTCATCCAGGATTCCAACCGCGGGGTTACCCGATAGAATCATGGACGGCAGCAGTCCTGAAATATCTTTGGGCCCCATCGGCCTGATCGCAGGAGGGGGGCAGTTCCCCCGCCTTTTCTCAGCCAAGGCCCGTCAAAGAGGCTATACGGTCATCGCAACCGGTTTTCATTCGGAAACCGATCCCGGGCTTGAAGGCCGGGTGGATGAGTTCAAATGGCTATATCTCGGCCAGATCAATAAATTGGTCAAATATTTTAAACGAAATGGTGTCAGCCGGGCGGTGATGCTGGGCTCTGTGAGCAAAGCAAATATATTCAAAGATATCCGCCCGGATTTCAAGGCCCTTGCCTTTATTGCAAAAACCGCCCGCACCCATGACGACAGTATCCTTTCTTCCTTTGCCGATCTCATGGCAAAGGAGGGCATTGAGTTGCTGCCTTCCACTTTTTTGCTGCCAGAGCTGATCAGCCCCAGGGGGTGTTGGACAAAAAAGCAGCCGGACAAGGCCCAGCAAAAGGATATCCATCAGGGCTGGCATCTGGCCAAGGCAGTGGGAAACCTGGACATCGGCCAGTGCCTGGTGATTTCCAACGGCACTGTTCTGGCCGTTGAGGCCATTGACGGCACTGATGCCACCATTCTCAGGGGCGGTAAACTTGCCCGGGGCAACGGTGCTGTGGTGGTGAAACTTTCAAAACCACAGCAGGATCTTAGGTTTGATTTGCCTTCGTCGGGGTGCACCACCATTGAAACCATGAATCGTGCCGGTGCCGATGTCCTGGCCCTTGAGGCCGGGAAATCCCTATCCTTTGACAGGGAGGAAATGATTGCCCTGGCAGATAAGTATAAGATTTCGATCGTATCCTTAACAGAAGAAGATATCCCATGACATCTGAGCCAATGCGGATTCAGCCCGTGAAACCAGCCCCCGGGAACAGGGCTCCCCATATTATGATCCTGACCGGGGAACCCTCGGGAGACTTCCATGCCGCTCCCCTGATCAGGGCCCTTAAAAAGCTTGTGCCCGGCATCCGCATCTCAGGTATCGGCGGTCCTGCCATGGCCGGGCAGGGCGCTGAGATCTTTTTCCCCATTGAACGGCTTTCTGCCATGGGACTGATCCAGGTCGCCCGGCAGTTCTCCACCATCCGGCAGGCTTTCAGGACGGTTCAGCAGCGTCTCAATATCGACCGGCCCGATGTTCTGGTTCTTATCGATTATCCGGGATTCAACCTCCGGGCAGCAAAATATGTACATGAAAACCTGGATATACCGGTGTGTTATTATATCGCCCCCAAGGCCTGGGCCTGGAATGCATCCCGCTTCAGCAAAATAAAAGACTATACGGACCATGTGGCCCTGATCCTTCCCTTTGAGCTGCCCATTTATAAAAAGCTTAAAATTAGCGCCACCTATGTGGGAAACCCCCTGGTGGACGAATATCCGGCTCCCCCCTCAGGCCAGGACAACAATGTTGGCTGCCAGAACGGGTTTCCTGTCATCGGTCTCCTTCCCGGCTCCAGGTCTTCTGAAATTAACAAGCTTCTGCCGGTGATGCTGGATACGGCCCAAGAAATTGTCAAGGTGCACGGAAAGGCCCGCTTTTTGATATCTTCTGGAATCGCCCAGTATGACCAACGTATCCGCCAGATTCTGGAAGACCATCCCATCCGCCAGTCCTGCAGCATTGTTTCAGGCCGCCCTGCCGCCATATTTAAAA encodes:
- a CDS encoding OmpH family outer membrane protein, whose protein sequence is MKKGFITLAILITAAIISGNAFGADVAKIGVVNFQKVLKESSAGKLTQKELKAKWTELQKKLETEKQEVEKMSLALERESLVLSAEKKRDRQRELRDRVSDLKKMNADFTEEFQILQRKKVSQIEKDVFELTNELGKTEGFLLILERKTAGVIYAPAQVDITDMVIKKYNEKVAKKK
- the lpxD gene encoding UDP-3-O-(3-hydroxymyristoyl)glucosamine N-acyltransferase translates to MLTIRRIADMVEARIEGDPGYEITGVSSFDDAGPSDLAFAVDQGYLSKLDKTRAGAVMVPETFAPDTVFQGTLLFSSNPKLAFFKVVDHLYPGAPLAEGVHPSAVIGKNSVIGTGSCIGANAVIGDNVVIGDHAHLMAGAFIGDHCRIGEGCIIKPNAVVMDKSLLGKGVIIHPNAVIGSDGYGFAQDGDRHTKLAHTGYVEIGDNAEIGACTTIDRGTLGVTRIGAGVKTDNQVHIAHNVKIGDNTLVVAQVGIAGSTQVGDNVIIAGKAGVSGHLKIGDGAIVGPYAGVSKDVPPNEIVSGIPHMPHKTWLKVANIISRLPGMRTKLLSLEKRLKALESKTTE
- the lpxA gene encoding acyl-ACP--UDP-N-acetylglucosamine O-acyltransferase, yielding MIHPTAIIDSSAQIDENVTIGPYTIVKEDVCIGANTTIGPHATIENHVTIGPDCQISQYASIGGDPQDLKFHGEKTYLKIGRGSIIREFCTINRGTGFGGGVTEVGEENYLMAYTHIAHDCKTGKGVILANNSTLAGHIEIGDYATVGGLVAIHQFVKVGDYAYIGGKSAVVKDIPPYVICAGDRATLHGLNNVGLKRHNFQKNTIRQLKKAYRIFFRIGLTVTQAVERAKAEVEQTPEVMAFMRFIQDSNRGVTR
- the lpxI gene encoding UDP-2,3-diacylglucosamine diphosphatase LpxI (LpxI, functionally equivalent to LpxH, replaces it in LPS biosynthesis in a minority of bacteria.); the protein is MDGSSPEISLGPIGLIAGGGQFPRLFSAKARQRGYTVIATGFHSETDPGLEGRVDEFKWLYLGQINKLVKYFKRNGVSRAVMLGSVSKANIFKDIRPDFKALAFIAKTARTHDDSILSSFADLMAKEGIELLPSTFLLPELISPRGCWTKKQPDKAQQKDIHQGWHLAKAVGNLDIGQCLVISNGTVLAVEAIDGTDATILRGGKLARGNGAVVVKLSKPQQDLRFDLPSSGCTTIETMNRAGADVLALEAGKSLSFDREEMIALADKYKISIVSLTEEDIP
- the lpxB gene encoding lipid-A-disaccharide synthase: MRIQPVKPAPGNRAPHIMILTGEPSGDFHAAPLIRALKKLVPGIRISGIGGPAMAGQGAEIFFPIERLSAMGLIQVARQFSTIRQAFRTVQQRLNIDRPDVLVLIDYPGFNLRAAKYVHENLDIPVCYYIAPKAWAWNASRFSKIKDYTDHVALILPFELPIYKKLKISATYVGNPLVDEYPAPPSGQDNNVGCQNGFPVIGLLPGSRSSEINKLLPVMLDTAQEIVKVHGKARFLISSGIAQYDQRIRQILEDHPIRQSCSIVSGRPAAIFKTADMLIAASGTVTLEAALCQVPTIIVYKLSPLAFALGQLLVKVKYAGLANLIMGREVMPELLQKDASPEKISKKAFSILSDLSAHRRQLAQVRQRLGTPGAPDRTAKIIINIMGKERKPGA